The genomic interval CCAGGTTTATAGCCCGCCTTAACAATCGCCTCCAGAAGCGATTCCATGGCCTCTTCATTGGAACGCAGGTTAGGGGCGAAACCACCCTCGTCGCCAACTGCGGTTTGATGCCCCGCCTTCTTCAACACCGCCTTTAAGCAATGGAATGTCTCCACCCCCATCCACAGACCTTCCGAAAAGGACTTGGCCCCTACCGGCATGATCATAAATTCCTGAATATCGACATTGTTGTCTGCATGAGAACCGCCATTAAGGACATTCATCATCGGTACCGGCAAGGTCTTGGCATTAACTCCGCCGAGATAAGCATAGAGTGGCAAAACAAGTTCATCTGCAGAGGCCCGGGCGACGGCCATGGATACCCCAAGAATGGCGTTGGCTCCAAGTTTTTGTTTATTCTCTGTACCATCCAAACTGATCATTGCCTGATCGATCAGGACCTGTTGCGTAGATTCAAATCCTACAATCTCAGGACCAATGAGCTTATTAACATTATCAACCGCCTGCAGGACACCTTTTCCCCCCAGTCGCTTCCGTTTGGTGTCCCGAAGCTCAAGCGCCTCCCTGGTTCCCGTTGAAGCGCCAGAGGGGACAATTGCCCGGCCCATTGTGCCGCTGTCGAGATAGACCTCAACTTCAACAGTTGGATTTCCACGGGAATCCAACACCTCTCGTCCCAAAACACCGACAATCTCACCCATAGCTCCTCCTCAATAATAAAATCAGATCAACCGCCGACTGCTCCAGCCATAGAGAAGATCGGCAGATACATGGCAACAACCAAGCCACCGATCATCCCACCCAAAACAACCATCATCAGAGGCTCAATCGCGGCAGTAAGATTCTCAACTGCCTGATCCACCTCATCATCATAAAAATCGGCAATTTTCTCCAACATGACATCAAGAGCACCGGTAGACTCACCAACATTGATCATCTGCACCACCATGCTGGGAAAAACTGCAGTTTCCTCCAACGGTTCAGCAAGAGGACGCCCCTCCTTGATGGCATCAGTCACCCGAAAAACCGCCGTCTCAATCACCTTATTGCCAGCAGTCTTGGCAACCACATTCAACGCTTCCAGAATTGGCACACCACTGGCCATCATAGTACTGAGAGTTCGGGTAAATTTAGCAACCGCCACCCGTCGCATCAATGGTCCGATAATAGGAAACACCAAAAGCAACCTATCAATCTGCATCTTCCCTTTTTCGGTCTTGTTAATCTTTTTCACCGACCAAATAACAGCAAAAAATCCTCCGATCATGAAATGAAAATTACCTTTGGCAAATTCGCTCATATCGACAACCATCTGGGTTGGTACAGGCAGGGCCGAATTAAAGTCCGCAAACATCTTTTGAAAGACCGGCACCACGAAGATCAGCATCACCGCCATTACCACAAAGGAGATGCACAAGCAGATAACAGGATAGGTCATAGCCCCCTTCACTTTCTTGACCAGGGCCATATTCTTTTCCATATAGGCGGCCAAACGAGACAAAATAGTGTCCAGGATACCACCGACCTCTCCGGCATCGATCATATTACAATAGAGATTATCAAACACATCCGGATGTTTTTTCATTGCCTCAGCAATGGTACTACCACTCTCTACGTCTGTTCTCACCGCCAGCAAGACCTTTTTAAAGGTGACGTTTTCCTGTTGTTTGGTCAAAATTTCTAGACTCTGAACCAACGGCAATCCAGCATCAATCATGGTTGAAAGCTGACGGGTAAATATTACGACATCTTTACCCGTAACTTTGGGCTGCAAAAAGGAAAGTTCTGCAAAAAGATCCTTGGGAGCCTCCTTGACCATAGAAGGCGTAATCCGCATCTTCTTAAGTAACGACTGAGCTGAGGCAAGGTTAACGGCCTCAATCTTGCCTTTCCGTTTTTCACCGTAGGAGTTAATTCCCTTGTATACAAAGTATGGCACTAACTCTCTCCAATGCTCAATAAATTAAGTAATCACACCGGGCAGTTCGCTATTTCAGACGCCTCGAGTGTATCGTATTTTTGTGTAAAAACAAGATTAAGGAATATATATTTTTTTATTGACGCATCTTGGCATGTTGTCTATATAGATAGGTTCTTTTTTTGCACATCGAAGAAAAATATCGCTGATTCAGACAAAAATTGAATAACGTAAGAGTATTACACCCCTTAGCTTAGCACAACAATACAAAATTTCCCTACTATTTTATTCAAGGAGACTATTCATATGGCTATAGCAAATACCCAAATTTACACCACTGGCATATTTAACCCAATTATCGAAAAATGTGACGGCTGTGATCGTGTTATTGAGGTTGAAACCCAGAAATACTGCAAGACCTATTCAGCGCCTTCTGCAAAATGGAAGCTGGGGATTTGTAATTTCGCCTCTCACGTCAAGCCTGAGTTCCTGGCTTCCAATGTTAAGGTTAACCCTATCAAGGCTTCCAAACGGGCAATGGGAAAGAAAAAATAGTTTCACTTCACAAGCAGTGGAAGGACAAAAAAAAGGGCGCTGAAATTCAGCGCCCTTTTTTTTGTCCTTCCACTGCTTGCGGATATAACTGAGCCAAAATCTTTTCATCAATCAAAATTTCCTGAAACCGTTTATAGGCGCTAACAAAATGAACAGGAGTAGTGTTATCAGCGATCATTTTTCTGGCAGCCCGTTCCAGGAGATGGTCACCGCACTCATTTACCGCTTGAAATACTCTATCGAGCAAAAGTAACCCTTTCTTCTCATAGGGGGGAGGCGCTTTTTGCAATACAAGAATTGCATCCTCCACAGAAAGTTTACAAATTAATGCAAGTAAATCCGGGATATCATAGATCTCAGCACAACGAATCATTAATACCTTAATCTCTCTACCTAATCCTGCAAAAATCTTATACAGACCATCATCTCCATCCATCTCGTTTCGGCTTGCATGTCCAGACAACAACAAATGGAGATAAGGCGCCATCTCGGCATCAGTAAGCACACCCCGCCGAAACTGCAGAACTAACCACTCCACCTGACTCTCCGGACTATGAGCCACAAACGGCAAAGCCTCGGACATCACTTTTTTAATAAAACTCATGATTGTCATTAAAGCTGGTTACCCTAGGTAATTTTCTGTTAAACAAAATATCTGCAAATAATTTCATTTGACCCTGACGCTGAAGACCGATAGTATTTTCTTGTAACATCAGGTATCTTTAACACATTCGAAATGTTATGCTCCTCACAGTAAAATACGATACAAAAATATACTTCCATGAAAAAAACTCCCCGATCAATCCCCACCAAGCGACACTTCCCGACACTCACCATCCTGGCGATCATAGTTGGCGCTATCATCTTGCTCTTACTCAAGAACTCTTACTTCGACAACAAAAAAACCATCGTTAATACCCCAGAGCAGACTTCGACCACCACCACGAGTCTCCCTCCCGTGCTACCGCAATCTTTGGCGTCAGACCTCCCTAACCCTCCTCTGGCAGAACCTCTTCCACCGTCACCAGAGATAGAAATTACTCCGAAAATCACCGTGTGCCAAGATGCCTCGGCAACGCTACAGACACTATTTAAACACCTTGAGCAGCAACAGTATATCAAAGCCTATGTAGAAAATGAACCAGTGGATGCGGAACTTTACCGTATTATTGCTAAGATTCTTAACACCCCCCCTACAAATTCCAATGAAACAGCCGATCTCCTTTCGGTAATCAGAAACAGCTCCCACTTATTCCGTGTGCTTGGCCGCAAAGATCTTTCTTTCCTAAAAGACATTATTACTAATGAGCATCCTTCTATCGAACAACACTTCGCGTCACTGTACGCATGGTCAACAATGGATAAGACCTGCCGGGACTCATCTGCAATTAAACTTGAGTTCCCCCTGACAAAAACTTATGAATATGCGGCATTTTTCCTTAATACTCTCGGTGGCCAATCGTATCTCTCAAGAAGAGACTCCACCATTCGCACTCTTACTAAATACTACTGTGTATTAATTGTCGATCAAGCTGCCAGCCAATCAATAAACACCTACAACATCAACCTTGCCTATCATCTTGATTCAGTCATTAACGATTTGAAAAACAGTACATTCCTCGAAAACCAAAACACATACCTGACCACTCTCGAACATATCAAGAAAACATTATACAGCAAACGAAAGCTATAGTTATGGCCAATTACACCAACCTCTAACAAATCAAAAAAAACGTAACTGCTCAGCTTCCCAACCGGGATGCCGCCGGTATTTATTATGAAAGATACAAATCGTCAGAAAAATGTATCGATTTCATTTAGATATAGATATCGACAAATGATTTGTAACTTAGAAGGTTATTGGTTTATGGTTGACAGTTGACGGCGATTGGGTCCTGCCAATGGCTGAGGACACACTGACATTGAGTATCATGCGATGATTTATAACTA from Desulfobulbaceae bacterium carries:
- a CDS encoding phosphopyruvate hydratase, with the protein product MGEIVGVLGREVLDSRGNPTVEVEVYLDSGTMGRAIVPSGASTGTREALELRDTKRKRLGGKGVLQAVDNVNKLIGPEIVGFESTQQVLIDQAMISLDGTENKQKLGANAILGVSMAVARASADELVLPLYAYLGGVNAKTLPVPMMNVLNGGSHADNNVDIQEFMIMPVGAKSFSEGLWMGVETFHCLKAVLKKAGHQTAVGDEGGFAPNLRSNEEAMESLLEAIVKAGYKPGKDITIALDVAASELYDAKKKKYVLAAEKDSVKTSDEMIAFFESWVDKYPLVSIEDGLDESDWKGWKKLTDRLGRKIQLVGDDVFVTNTKILKEGIEKGVANSILIKLNQIGSVTETLDAVEMAHRAGYTAVISHRSGETEDATIADLSVALNTGQIKTGSLSRTDRVAKYNQLLRIEETLGAAGRYAGRASIKNLK
- a CDS encoding type II secretion system F family protein encodes the protein MPYFVYKGINSYGEKRKGKIEAVNLASAQSLLKKMRITPSMVKEAPKDLFAELSFLQPKVTGKDVVIFTRQLSTMIDAGLPLVQSLEILTKQQENVTFKKVLLAVRTDVESGSTIAEAMKKHPDVFDNLYCNMIDAGEVGGILDTILSRLAAYMEKNMALVKKVKGAMTYPVICLCISFVVMAVMLIFVVPVFQKMFADFNSALPVPTQMVVDMSEFAKGNFHFMIGGFFAVIWSVKKINKTEKGKMQIDRLLLVFPIIGPLMRRVAVAKFTRTLSTMMASGVPILEALNVVAKTAGNKVIETAVFRVTDAIKEGRPLAEPLEETAVFPSMVVQMINVGESTGALDVMLEKIADFYDDEVDQAVENLTAAIEPLMMVVLGGMIGGLVVAMYLPIFSMAGAVGG